Below is a genomic region from Mustela lutreola isolate mMusLut2 chromosome 1, mMusLut2.pri, whole genome shotgun sequence.
TGTTAGCTAATTGTAGGATGGTCATTAATTAACTTAAGGCTTTAGCTCTACTTGTTCAATATGGCAGCCACGGACCACATGTGGCTATCAAGTGTGTGAAATGTGGCAAGTCTGTGTCGAAGTTGGCTCTAAGTGTAAAATACATACAAGATTTCTAAGACACTGTatgaaaaaaagatatgaaatatcTCAGTAGTTTTTATATTGAATATATGTTAGTATTTTGATATAgtgatttaatatattattaaaactaatttaagctgtttctttttgtctcttgaaATATAGTTACTAGATAACTTGAAGTTacctgtgtgacttgcattatttCTACACTCTGTTGGACTGTGCTGCTCTGGTCCTTGAAAATGAAGTATTTACCAAAATCTCTGCAAAGTCTTTCTTTGGGTTTCCATTAAGAATTTAGGGCCATTCAATTTATCTGTTCAAACTACAATTTTCCTCCCCTCCTTATACTTGTCAAGTACAGtcaattttagtgtatgtgctgccgaagtgagcactcGAGTTTAGTAAGTGAATGATACAGAATTGGAATTTCCTAACCATGTGAGAATAttgttaccttttatttttcagaaatataatttagaaaaaataaatagtgcCACTATTTTCTCTTACTGATATTTATAATTATAGACGAGCTTTATTTCTCAATGAACATGTGCTTCCTACTAGATTATGAGCTAGCCTGTAGTGGTTTTAAGGGAAACAGCCCAAGTCCCTTAGCTCCACCCGTGGGGAGCCTTGAGTTATATGACTTTCCTCCCCGGACCTGGGCCCTTGTCAAAGGCAAGACATAAAATGGGCCAGTAGACTATCAGATGGTCCATGGGTCCTCTGACCAATAGAGATGCCATTTGGAGCTCCTTGGATATAAGGAGCCAATCAGATTTCTTATCTTCAGAAAGTCCCCTCAGGACCTCTCTGTCCCACCCTAAGCTATGACACTGAGAAAAGGCtgtaggaagaaatagaagcaaGGGCATCTGTAAGGAGAAGCTGGCAGTAGAAAGAGAAGGAGATTAAGAAAGAGGAAGGGTCAAAGAGAAGCTGACTCATTACTAGAGTGGAGAACAGCCTTTGCCCGCTTTGGAGAAGACAGTAAGATGGCCCGACCACCAGGAACACTGCAGTGGCCATTTTGCTGGTTCTCTGTGAAGCCCGGCAGTGTGCTGCTATGCTTCCTTCCTTCTCGGAGTGTCTTTAAACTAAATCTCTGTCCACCTGAGGTAATACAGATTCTCTATTCATTGCAATTTATATATGAAGGAAGAAATAGGGCAGGCAGAATTCTGAAATCAGAGGAAGTTATAAGAGGGGGGAAAgtatgtgagagagagcgtgtgtgtttgcatgtgggGGGGAGTTACAACAGCAGACATCGCTGAACCTCAGAgtaagggaagggggagaagggacagaaaaaggaaaaaaatttttgagaagaataaaaaaaaatcacatccccAAATGATCAGTTTATGGTTCTGAGCTTACTATTCCTATTGCTAATTGCAAAggatttaaatatttagatatttaaatatttaaggatttaaatatttaggaattcccggtgaaggcagagagagtagaACATGAACTTCTGGGCACCTAGAATAGGGAAAACACggtgggctttggagccagacaggCTCAGTTTTGAATCCTGACTCCAACCCTTACTGgatggtgaccttgggcaagtttcttattCTCCCTGAACTAGTTTCATCATTCGTCAAATgggaattatatataaatttgatgGAGTTTCTGGTAAGGATTACCCAATATCTTGTATGTAACACTTCCTATAATATTTCCGGTCCTTATTTTAGGAGGTAAAGgcaaggtgcttttttttttttttttaaggttttatttatttatttgacagagagagacagtgagaaagggaacacaaacaggggagtgggagagggagaagcaggcttcccactgagcagagagactgatgcagggcttgatcccaggactctgggatcgtgacctgagctgaaggcagacgcttaacgactgagccacccaggcggtgATAATGACGGTGGAGACACAGAATACTTCCCTTTAACTGGGCTTGACTTGGTTTTGgtgagcatattttaaaatagtaaagaaaactTTTTCCATTCACTGACAGAGTGAAGTGTTTAGACAGTTTGGGCTCTGGGAAAAGGAAGACTATGTCTCTAGACACCAAAAAACCCaagtcatgtttttttttttcttgagaggaCAATACAGACTGTGGGTGTGCTAATCATAGTGGCTTGAGAATTTCTGAGATGAAAGGGATTTTAGAGCTTAGTTTATCCAATAAGCTGGAAGGACCCTCCCCCAGGCTCCTGATGGATGTGCGTTCGGGACCTATTTCTATGTGTATATGGACATGTTTGCATATGTTTAGGTGTGCCTTACGTAGACTGTTCATTTCGGTTGGTGTTTTTCCTTCTACTCTTACTTATTGTGGGATTTCCccctctaaatttttttaaagattttccttatttatttgagacagagcatgagagagctgcagaagctgagggagaagcacactccccactgagcagggagcccaacatggggctcgatctcaggaccctgggatcatgacttgagctgaaggcagacactgaatgactgagccatccaggtgtcacCTCCCCCTCTAAATTATGTGTAGAAatacatgtattatatttttatgaaaaataccaatattattgtttaaaaaaaaatctttttttaagaaagtaccCCTCCccattttcacatttaaatgaACCCATTATAATCATTCATTTTTGAATTGGCCATTCCTCCTGTGAACAATCCATTTggaagaggttttttgtttgtttgtttgtttgtttgttttttaaagattttatttatttatttgacagacagatcacaagtaggcagagaggcaggcagagagagagaggaggaagcaagctctccactgagcagaaagcccaatgcggggttcgatcctaggaccctgagatgatgacctgagctgaaggcagcggcttaacccactgagccacccagtgcccctatttttacatatttttctatttaaagcctctgccttcagctcaggtcatcatctcagggcccCCAAAGAATTCTCACTGAAGGAAATGAGATTTCAGAGAACAGATTGGAAGGATCTAAACCGTGCCACCCCTACAAGAGATTATAGTCCCAAGAAGCTCTAGAGaagtgtcttcctttttttttccttttttaaaaagatttactcatttatttgagagaaatgagtggcacatatatttttttaaatattttatttatttatttggcagacagatcacaagtaggcagagaggcaggcagagagagagagaggaggaagcaggctccccaatgagcagagagcccgatgcggggctcgatcccagtactctgagatcatgacctgagctgaaggcagaggctttaacccactgagccacccaggtgccccagcagtgcATATTTAAGCACATCTGAgcagggggtagggcagagggaggagagagagagagaatcttaagcagactccctgctgattatGGAGGCCGCAGTGGGACTCAATCTCtccacccagagatcatgacctgagcaaacaCCAAGAGTTAAACGcttaactacctgagccacctaggagccccaagAAGTGCTTAAAATGTTAGACAAAGAGTCAAGAGTAAGTTCAACTGGGAACCCTTTAAAGACTGTGACAGTTCCACCAGGTAGTCCCACAACTGTGGCCACACCTGAGGTGGGAGGTCTGAGAAGATGAGCATAGCTTCAAGCATTGCCCGTGAGTTTGGAGGTGACTCAGTTATtcggagagaagaggaaaaaaagaaggaaattctgatatacACTACAACATGGAAGAACCTCAAAAACACTGTGTACTAAATGAACAAAGCATGTCACGAAAGGGCAAACAAAATTCCACGATTCCACTCCTATGCGGTGCCTTCAGTAGTCAAACTTAGCGAGACAGAGAGTGGAGGCCAGGGGctaagagaaggagggaggtggggggtggaaagGTGGGGGTTGGCTGGTGGGGAGTAGTTTAAGGGGTCGAGAGCTAacgtttgggaagatgaaaagatCTGCAGATGGATAGTGTGACGGTTGCACAACCACGTGAGTGGGCTTCGTGGcactacacttaaaaaaatggtaGATATCATGAATGAGTATTTTACTGCCATTTTTTACAAAGTGCTTGAAGAGTGTAATGAGTTTATGTGACGTGTAATGCCGCTAGCGTGCAGTAGGGGGCAAAGGAGCTTCAGCTTCAACCGGAAAAGCTTGATTTCCTGTGCCCCTGCAGGCAGTCCAGCCCAGTGGATGAACCATTCCCGCCTACAGCCCCTCTGGACCTGCGGCAAGCCCCAGCGGTAAGAACTGCCAGCCCTGTTCGCTCTAACACTCTTGACAAAGAAGGGTTCAATGGGTCTTTTCTAAAGAAGGGATCATTAGAACTCCTGTACCTGGAAGGAAAGTAGTCTTATAACTCagatttttagtatttattattgTGCCTATGTTAATCTCAAGATGAATGATTAACAAGTGACCTTGGGGCTCCTGATCTAAGAAACTGTCTTGCAGGCACTCGACCCTATAGGGTTTCCTTTCACTGGTTGCCGATTAAAACCTGATCAGTCCTTCTACCCAGAATGGAGGCTCCCATCATGGTGGTGAGGTTTCtccagcttttatttttcctttcatgcaTGTAAATAACATCTGCTGTTTGGCTATTGAAAGCATCGTTGTTGCTCCTTTATTGGTTTTAAAGTTCTGCATGTATGCTATAGGGCGGAAAGTAGGGGCACACCTGATGGATTTTGTACAATGTAGACCTTGTTCTGTTGCCTGCAGAAGTCCGGAGTGGCCAAAGATGGCCAGGTGGCTGCTGTAGGCTACAGAATGATTAATAGCCCTTGGGCATTTGAGTCCTAGGAGAGCTTTCTCACAGACCACCTGTGCTGAGTTATGAATTAGGGTTCTGTGTACTTTCTAAGTTGTGTTCAACTTCTTGTGAATTCGTAGCTTAGGAATGCACATAGGCAAAGTGTCTTGTGCTTTATGACACCTAGCTGAGTGTCATAGGGATTGATAGATTTGTGTTCAAGTCCTACTTAGCAACTTACTGGCTGTGTTAAATTAGACCATTTATTTAACTGCtgaagggttcccttttttcatctgtaaatgtattttgtgCAGAGTcctaaaaaaagataatgtataCATATCACTGTAAAAAAGATAATGTATACATAGCACTGCTTGCCACTCACAGAGAGGCACGAGGGGTGGGAAAAGTGGAAGAAGTCACCATGACAGCTAACTCTGATGATGGAATCAAGGTGGATGATCACATCCCAAATGACTTTATTTCAGGTTTTGTAATGTCTTCCGTTTGGGTTCTGGGAAGGGACTAGAaaggtctgggttcaaatccataCTCTATCCCTGGGTTACCTTGGTGACTTACTTAACCTCTGAGTTTTAGCTCCTTCATTTGTGAAGTAGGGGATAAAAATGGTCGCCACTCTGTTGAGTTGTTGAAGGGATTGAACAAGATAACATATGAAAGCATGCAGCTCAATGCCGGCCACGTGGGAAGCTTTCAAAAAGTTTCATCCTTGCTCTTTCTTCTGTTGCAAAGATCACTTCCCGTGCTGTGAGGTTTTAACTCCTTCTCCACTTTTTTGCTTCACTAGAAAAAGAGGCGATTGATTGTTCTTTGGTCAACCACCAACAGTCATTTCATAGTGTCTTTTGATTTGGACTTTTAAATTATGAGCTAACAAAGAaagtcattttctgtttttcacctGCTCTCAGCAGAGCAGAGCAGTAGTAGGGATATGACAATATAgaatacatatttaatgcatctttcattaaaaaaattacatcctactttttaaaatgttgaaatgaaACGCCATAGGCACAGGTACTAACTAAGAAATAggacctttttattttattatatttagagAAGTTCAAAAAGCGTTGGCTCCTCTCCCTTCTTTAGAATAAGTTACAGATGAGGTTGTGGCATCGGGCAGGTCAGTAAAATATAGAGAAGTCAGTAAGATATGAAAGCTATGACACCTCATTTCAGGGGGTTCCAGAGGTAGCAGCTGGGTTGGATTCTGCTGCATTTTTCAGGGGCCATAGCCCCCAAACCCAGGAGCTacatttgcagtcaaatgctctgccGCTGAGCTATATCCCCTGGGAGCTACATTTGAAGTATTCTGTGAAATGATAATGTCAAATACACTTTTGTCAGCTTAATGACTGCCGGGGTCCTGCCAAGCCACATCGGATCCTgagacaaaaggaaaaaccaGGATTAATGATCCCGTCtttatgaaaaattttcacattttgttcGTTGTGgatttttaggttaaaattaatttttttaaatgtttcattaaaaagttatttatcttGATTATTGAGTTTCTTGACACCCTTTAAAACTGATGCCAGAAATTGCCCAACTCTGAGCCTAGATGACTGCCACCATTTGTGAAAATCTACATGTGACGACAGTGATATGtatacattatctttttttaggACTCTGcacaaaatacatttacagatgaaaaaagggaacccttcaGCAGTTAAATAAATGGTCTAATTTAACACAGCCAGTAAGTTGCTAAGTAGGACTTGAACACAAATCTATCAATCCCTAACACTAAACTCAATTCTCTGACCATTGAGCACTGCACCATATCAGGAACTCACAACACAAATTCGTTCATTTGACACACATTTTTGAGAGCATATTATATGCCACCTTGTGCTAAGAGATACAAAAttgaaatcattcattcatctatacatttaaaaagcatttactgagcatgtGCTATGTGCACTATTCTATGTGGCAGGGATACAGAAGTCCGCAGGGTCGTCAGCTCCTTTCTTATGGTTGTAAGAGACAGTCAATACATAAATGAACCAAGGTTTCAGATAGCACTATGTTTCGAAGAGACATAAAATAAGGTGATGTGAACTACTACAAgtcagcctcttttttttttaaagattttatttatttatttgagagagagagagtgttactgggagggggaaggagaggcagaggagagggagaagcagacttcctgctgagcagggagcccaacacagggctcgatctcaggaccctgagatcatgacccgagccaaagtcagatgcctaactgactgagccatccaggcatccccacaaATTGGGCACTTTAGATTAGGTGGTCAAGTCAGGTCTCTTAGAGGAAATAATCTATAAGGCAGGATCTAAAAGACAAGACAATCCAGCCAAAGAAGGATTGGGGAAACAGCATCCCAAGCAGGGGGACAAGCTAGTGCAGGACGCTAAGGTCAGAGCAAGTGTGGTATGAAGGGAGATCCCAGAAGGAAGCAAGAGCAGCTCAGGGAGGGTGTATGGGTTTTATATTAAGTGTGGCAGTACATAGTTAGGACCCAGgctggctgctgtaacaaaatacaaTGGCTTCAACAAGATAGGACTCAACACAAtggctccatccatgtcagtcCTTGTAAGGAATTGATATAAAACCTAAAGTGGGTGGTCATTGGCAGACTTACTCGTTAGGTTCCTTGGACTGTATACTGGGACACTTGAAAGAATCAGTATGACTTAGTGACATATAACTTCTTGTAATAAGGTACTATAACATCTTTCAAAACTAATTTACCTTGGCTCACCTAGAGAGACAAGATAGCAGAGTCACTAGGACACCAGGTGCTGGTATATTAACTTAGTGACTCTGAGGCACTTACAGGACCTCTTTAAGCACCACCTTCCATATCTGTAGAAGGTGAACAGTGATAGCACTGACCCTGTAAGGCAGTTGTTGCAAGGATCAAGCTAAATGAAGTTAGTATTACTTAACTCTGTGAATGCTGGTGTTGTTACCTAAAAATACATCAATGGGCCATTGCCTCATTTACATGATAGAGTCAACATAGGGAAGCCATTAGCTATTAGCTATCTGTAGATAGCTATAAGCTATCTGTTGAATAGATATAAATGTACTATTATGGTACTGGtaacaattttattttgctgtatttttaaaatcttgaagatTATCATGAACATAAAGTTATATCATAGAGGCTGTCTTACTATGTTCATGTTTGTTCTTACATTAATGATTGGATGTTATATTAAGGGTTACATAAAAAGGAGATGACCAAAAAAAGACTACCTGGGGTAGATTGGAGGAATATTCTCAGTGGAAAGGTGAAAACCCCAGGCCATCTTCTCAATCCCATTCCCCCACCTAGGGCCTTTGGTGCCCGCCCCCGTCCATTGAGCACACAATAGACAAGGAATATCAAAATCAAAGTTTTCTCTTCACAGTCATGGCACAAGATGGTTGAGTATAGCTGTGTCCATTTTCCTATATTCTACAAAACAGTTTTATAAAgtgttctcattttaaaattacttaaaaatgggaaatatCCACATTTTCTAGGATTtcttaacaacaacaatgacaaatttGGACAGgttctagagaaagaaaaatccagatgAACGTGAGGTAATATTCCAGGTATCCTTTTGTCCGAGTTCTGCCTGTTTTGTCCCCATGTCTATGtacttattatttcatttatttattcctaaaCTCTGTGGGGAGAGTACTATTAAAGACTATTACCTGCATTTTAAAGAGGAGGAAACTCATGGGTGCTGAGGCTTTTGAGAGAAAAGTCAGACTTTAGCTGTTTAATTagacacagagcagagacaaTTGAAGAATTAagattttcacaatattcattATCCAAGAAATGTATTAAGCTGCCAGGAACTCTTCTGGACACTGGGACTATAGCAGTGACTAGAACAGATAGAACTTCTGTTCTTTCACAGCTTACATTCTAGTAAGGGGATAAGAAAAGAGAgaccacaaacaaaacaaatgtgtatGTTAGGTGGTGAGAAgtactagaaagaaaaataactaagaTAAGGAGAATAGAGAATGATTAGGGAGGAATATTTTGTAGAGGAGCGTCAAAAAAATGCCTATCTGATATGGTGACTGTCATAGAGAGATGTCAAGGGAGTGAAGGAGCATTCAGCTTGTCATCTGGGACAAGTGTATTCTGGAAAAAGAAGGGCAAGTACAAGTTCAAAGATCTAATGTGGGGTCATGCTTGGAAAGGGTAAGGTAAGGAATGACCAGACAAGAGTTGGGAGTTATGCACTAAAGATGTCAGATCTTGCGAggacttgggatttttttctggTTAAGATAAGAAGCCAGTGGACGATTTGGAATAAAGGAGTGGCTGATTGTgacatgccttttaaaaattcctctgtcTGTTTGGAGAAAATGACTGAAGAGACACACTATTGGTAGGAAAGATCCCCTGGGACTCTATCAAGAAAAGAGGCAgtaaggggaggtggggagaagtggTTAGAGTCTAATATTGAATTCATAAACTCTTAAACTTTATGTTCTCCCATACCAGGTGCAGGGGAGGTGAGGGGAAGTGGTTAGAGTCTAATATTAAACATAAATGCTTAAACTTTATGTTCTCCCAACCAGGCATTGGGAAAATACCAAGGCAAGGTAAATAGCTTGGTGAGTTTTCCTGCTTATCCATGCATGTGTCCAATACACACCGACCTTCACTTTCCTCAGACTGGTCACTCTTACAGACAAGTAGGGCAACCAAAAGATATACTCCATAAGAAGATATGGTGTAGGGAGACCTCTCTGGGCTCTTCACACCAACCCATTGTTCTgaggagctgtgtgtgtgtgtgtgcccatgtacCTGTGCAggcatgtgtatatattttggcatggtagaaagaaatggaaactacTTTCatcattattactgttatttggCAGTGATCCAGATTGCTTTTGCCACCAACCTGAAGACATATGGCCCCATAAGGACAGAAACCATTCTgttcatttctgtgttttggaCTTTCCATGTACACAGGTAAGTCTTGTTGAAAATCAAATATTAGCTCAAAGGACTCGCTATGTCCACCAATATAAAAGTTAGGGAGAACAATATCTTGACATTAATTTGGGAGCCCATAgtattcagtaatttaaaaaaattacttcattgAGAACTTAAAACCtgcacataaatgtttatagccGTTGTAGTcttaactgccaaaacttggaagcaaccaagatgtccttcagtagatgaatggataaatgaactaTGAAACAcccagataatggaatattattctgtgctaaaaagaaatgagctatcaaactaTGCGAAAACATGGAGGAACTTTGAATGCATATTAGTAAGAGAAAGAAGCTGAACTGGAAAATCTACATACTGTATGTTTCCAGCTATATGCtattctgaaaaagacaaaactatggagacaaaaacaataaaaaaaaaaagacaaaacaatcgAAAgacaaaacaatcaaaaaaagacaaaacaatcaAGATCGGTGGTTGACAGGGGTTGTGGAGCAGGGGGAAGATGAATAAGCAGAGGACAGAGGAATTTTAGGgcatgaatgaatgcatgatgATCAATGCAAGTCATTATACATTCATCCAAACTCACAGAATGTCCAACACCAAGAGTGTGAACTGTAATGTCAGTTACAGATGTCAAGTGATGACAATGCATCAATGTAGATCCATCAATTGCAACAAATGAGCCACGTTGATGGGgcatgttgataatgggggaggccAGGCATGCGTGGAGGTAGGGGGATATGGAAagtctctgtaccttcccctttccctcaattttgctgtgagccTTAAGCTTCTCTAAAAGAGTAAAGTCTTAAAATCTTTtactttcagttttcttaaagCCCTCAGGCTATCAAAATGGCATGGAAGGGAGAGTGTTGAATATGACCTGGCAATGAAATTCCTAAGTTGAACTGGGAAAAAGGCACTTCTGCCaactattatatatttatctCCCTTGTGGGAGTCCTGACTTGCCTCAGCGATGAGGATATGGCACAGTAACTGGCTTGGAAATCTAAAACCCAAGCTCTCAGATCAAGTCAAAGACTCAATGCAGTCAATGTAGGCTGGAACCCTATTCCAAACTCTTGGTGAATAGAGTCATTTTTGgcattaaaaataatctatactggggtgcctgggtgacttggtaagttaagtgtccaattcttgatctcagctcaggtcttgatctcggggtgtaagttcaagccccatgttgggctctacactgggcatggagcctactttaaataaataaataaatcctatagAATTTAACAAATGACATAACCACTTCATATTATATGCTTAGTATTATATGTCTTTCCAGGATTTGAACTCATCTTCATCATTCATACGAGGGAACCAGTGATAGAATCCTTGGAGTTACAATGAAACATATCAGAAGCATTTACGTATTTTGTAGTATTGCTGTGTCAGTGCAGGGCTGGGCTTCAAAGTTGCCAGAAGAAAGGGAGTTAACGGCCAATTTCTCCAACATGTTGCTAAGAAAGGTTCCTGCAGACTTGACCCCAACCACAACCACACTGGATTTATCCTACAACCTCCTTTCTCTACTTCAGAGTTCAGATTTTCGTTTTGTCTCTAAACTGAAAGTTTTGATTCTGCGCCATAACAGAATCCAAGAGCTGGAGGTCAAGACCTTTGAATTCAACAGAGAGTTAAGATATTTAGATTTGTCTTATAACAGACTGAAGATTGTAACTTGGTATTCACTGGCAGGTCTCAGACATTTATATCTTTCTTTCAATGATTTTGACACCATGCCTATCTGTGAGGAAACTGGCAACATGTCACATTTGGAAATTCTAGGTTTAAGTGgggcaaaaatacaaaaatcagatTTCCAGAAAATTTCTCATTTGCATCTAAATACTGTCTTCCTAGGATTGAAAAGTCTTCCTCATTATGAAGAAGGTAACCTGCCCATCTTAAACACAACAAAACTTCACATTGTTTTACCAATGAACACAAATTTCTGGGTTCTTTTGCGTGATGGGATCAGGACCTCAAAAGTACTAGAAATGACAAATATAGATGGCAAAAGCCAACTTGCAAATTATGAAACTCAACAAAATCTTACTTTAGAGGATTCCAAGACCTCTATTCTATTACTTATTAAGTTGATTTACTCTGGGATGACCTTCTCCTACTCTTCCAGTTTATTCGGCACACATCAATAGAATGCTTCCAAATCCAACATCTAACTTTTGGAGGCAAGGTTTATCTTGACCACAATTCATTTGATTACCCAAAGACTGTAATGAGAACTATGAAATTGGAGCACGTACAATGCAGAGTTTTTTCTGTTCCACAGGAGAGGGTCTACTTGCTTTTTACCAAAATGGATATAGAAAACCTGACTATATCAGATGCACAAATGCctcacatgctgtttcctgtttaTCCTACAAGATTCCAGTATTTAAATTTTGCTAATAATATCTTAACAAATGACCTGTTTAAGCAACCTATCCAGTTGCCTCATTTGAAAACTCTCATTCTGAAGGGCAATAAATTGGAGACACTTTCTTTAGTGGGTTTCTTTGCCAGCAACACATCCTTGAAGCACTTAGATCTGAGCCAGAATCTGTTACAAcatgaaaatgatgaaaattgCTTTTGGCCAGAAACCTTGATCACTATGAACCTGTCTTCCAACAGATTTGCTGATTCTGTTTTCAGGTGCTTGCCCAGAAGTATTCAAATTCTTGACCTGAATAATAACCAAATTCAAACTGTCCCTAAAGACATTATTCATCTGAAGTCTTTGCAAGAGCTGAATCTTGCATTTAATTTTCTCACTGATCTTCCTGGGTGTAGTCATTTCAGAAAACTCTCAATTCTGAACATTGAAATGAACTTAATTCTGAGCCcatctctggatttttttcaGAGTTGTCAGGAAGTTAAGACTCTGAATGCAAGAAGAAATCCATTCTGGTGTACTTGTGAATTAAGAGATTTCATCCAGCTTGAAAAGTATTCAGAGAGCATGATGATTGGATGGTCAGATTCGTACATCTGCGAATAACCTTTGAATCTAAAGGGGACTCAGTTAAAGGATGTTCATCTTCCTGAATTATCTTGCAACACAGCTCTGTTGATTGTCACCAATGTGGTTATCATGCTAGTTCTGGGGATGGCTGTGGTCTTCTTCTGCTTCTACTTTGATCTGCCCTGGTATCTCAGGATGCTGGGTCAGTGGACACAGACACTGCAGAGGATTAGAAAGACAAGCCAAGAACAACTCAAGAGAAATGTCCGGTTCCATGTGTTTATTTCATACAGTGAACATGATTCTATGTGGGTGAAGCATGAATTAATCCCCAatctagagaaagaagagaaattgatTTGCCTCCATGA
It encodes:
- the TLR10 gene encoding LOW QUALITY PROTEIN: toll-like receptor 10 (The sequence of the model RefSeq protein was modified relative to this genomic sequence to represent the inferred CDS: inserted 1 base in 1 codon; substituted 1 base at 1 genomic stop codon), which encodes MKHIRSIYVFCSIAVSVQGWASKLPEERELTANFSNMLLRKVPADLTPTTTTLDLSYNLLSLLQSSDFRFVSKLKVLILRHNRIQELEVKTFEFNRELRYLDLSYNRLKIVTWYSLAGLRHLYLSFNDFDTMPICEETGNMSHLEILGLSGAKIQKSDFQKISHLHLNTVFLGLKSLPHYEEGNLPILNTTKLHIVLPMNTNFWVLLRDGIRTSKVLEMTNIDGKSQLANYETQQNLTLEDSKTSILLLIKXDLLWDDLLLLFQFIRHTSIECFQIQHLTFGGKVYLDHNSFDYPKTVMRTMKLEHVQCRVFSVPQERVYLLFTKMDIENLTISDAQMPHMLFPVYPTRFQYLNFANNILTNDLFKQPIQLPHLKTLILKGNKLETLSLVGFFASNTSLKHLDLSQNLLQHENDENCFWPETLITMNLSSNRFADSVFRCLPRSIQILDLNNNQIQTVPKDIIHLKSLQELNLAFNFLTDLPGCSHFRKLSILNIEMNLILSPSLDFFQSCQEVKTLNARRNPFWCTCELRDFIQLEKYSESMMIGWSDSYICEXPLNLKGTQLKDVHLPELSCNTALLIVTNVVIMLVLGMAVVFFCFYFDLPWYLRMLGQWTQTLQRIRKTSQEQLKRNVRFHVFISYSEHDSMWVKHELIPNLEKEEKLICLHEGHFDPGKSITENIMNFLEKSCKSIFVLSPNFVQSEWCHYELYFGHHSLFHENSYYVMFILLEPIPLYSIPTRYPKLKALLEKKAYLEWPKDRRKCGLLWANLRAAINVNLLKTREICELQTFVELNEESRGSAISLIRTDCLSSPEKNAGEIGACIHCQDRS